The sequence ACCTTTTAAAGAAAGCACCGCAGAGATTGCCGCGCTCAAAGTGGTTTTACCATGGTCAACATGCCCGATGGTGCCCACATTGACATGGGGTTTGTTTCGTTCAAACTTAGCTTTTGCCATTGTCTTAACTCCTCTATAGAATTTAAAGCATGTGTTAAGGGGGAAACTGGAGCCCATAAGCGGGATTGAACCGCCGACCTCTTCCTTACCAAGGAAGTGCTCTACCCCTGAGCTATATGGGCACTCTCCCCTACACTGGAGCGGGAAACGGGGCTCGAACCCGCGACCCTCAGCTTGGAAGGCTGATGCTCTAGCCAACTGAGCTATTCCCGCACTGGTGGTGAGACGTGGATTCGAACCACGGAAGGCGAAAGCCAGCAGATTTACAGTCTGCCCTCGTTGGCCACTTGAGTATCTCACCTACTGGAGCTGGCTAAGGGAATCGAACCCCCAACCTGCTGCTTACAAGGCAGCTGCTCTACCAATTGAGCTAAGCCAGCGCAAAATAAGCTGCTATTATAGCTAATTTAACTCCCCCTTGTCAAGCCCTCTCGCTTAAGGCCAAATAATGTTATAGTAAGCCCCATTTTTAACACAAAGGAACACTATGCGCTTTTTTTCACTTAGCCTCATCCTAGCCGGCTTGCTCTCGGCCTCTCCTTATAAGATTGATGCCACCCACTCTAGCGTGGGTTTCACTGCCACACACTTATTGGTGTCTAAGGTTAGTGGAGACTTCTCCCAATTTAAGGGGGTTGCGGACATTGAAAAGGGGCAGTTAAAAGCCCTAGATGGCGAGATCGAGATCAAGAGCATCGACACCAAAAACGCCAAAAGAGACAAAGATTTACTCTCGGCTAACTTCTTTGATGCACACGAATACCCCAAGGGCTATTTAAAAGCCACAAAAATCAGCCAAAAAAGCGATGGGGGCTTGCAAATCGAAGCCATGTTAAAACTTAAAGACACAGAGAAAGAAATCACTCTAGAGGGTAAACTCACAGGACCCATTAAACACCCCAAGAGCGGGGCGGATGTCTATGGGCTAGAGTTGCAGGGCGTGGTTTCGCGCAAAGTCTTTAAAATCGGGCAAAACACCCCCCCTAAACTTGTGGGTGAGAATATCCAAGTTGCCATCCATTTGGAGTTGCACCACTAATTTAAGTTTTTTAGGCTAAAATTGCCCCTTTTAGGGAGTGCAACTATGGAGATTAAGAAGGCGTTTTTAGGGTATTTTGAGGGTTTAGGGCATCTGTGGGTGCCCAGCTCAAGTTTAGTGCCCCAAGATTCCTCTTTGCTTTTCACGAATGCGGGCATGGTGCAGTTTAAAGACATTTTCTTAGGCAAGACCAAGCCTTTCACAAACCGCGCCACGAGTGCCCAGCTGTGTATGCGTGCGGGGGGCAAACACAACGACTTAGAAAATGTCGGCTACACCAACCGCCACCACACCTTGTTTGAGATGTTGGGCAATTTCTCGTTTTTTGACTACTTCAAAGAAGAAGCCATTGCTTACGCCTTTGAGTTCGTGCATAAACACTTGGGCTTTGACAAAGAGAGCATTTACATTAGTGTGCACGAAAAAGACCAAGAAGCCTATAAACTATGGCAAAAATTTATCCCCCATGATCGTATTAAAACGATGGGCGATAAGGATAATTTTTGGCAAATGGCAGACACCGGACCTTGTGGGTATTGCAGTGAAATTTACATAGACCAAGGGGAGAAGTATTTTCACTCCAAAGAGGATTACTTCGGGGGCGAGGGGGATCGCTTTCTAGAAATTTGGAATTTAGTTTTTATGCAATACGATCGCTCTAAAGAGGGTGTTTTAACCCCCCTTGAAAAGCCCTGTATCGACACTGGCATGGGCTTAGAGAGGGTGCAAGCCCTCTTAGAGGGGGTGCAAAACAACTTTGATAGCTCGCTGTTTAAACCCCTAATGGCGTGCATTGAAAAGAGCTTTGGGCTCGAGTATGCCAAGCACAAAGAATCCTTTAGGGTGCTAGCCGATCACGCCCGCAGTGTGGCGTTTTTGCTAGGCATGGGGGTGTATTTTGAAAACACGGGGCGGGGTTATGTCTTGCGGCGCATTTTAAGGCGGGCTTTAAGGCATGGCTATTTGTTGCAACAAGCCAAGGGCAGGAATTTAGAAAGCCCCTTTTTCTATGAGATTTTGGGGCATTTTTGCGATTTGATGCTGGGTTACCCCCTACTCAAAGAACACCAAGAGAGCATTAAAGCCGAGTGCAAGGCAGAGGAAGAGTTGTTTTTAGCCACTTTAGATAAGGGCATGCATTTATTCGAAAAAGCGCTCACCGAGTGCAAAGGCAGTGCCTTTAGCGGGGCTGTGGCGTTTAAGTTGTATGACACCTATGGTTTCCCTTTGGATTTAACCGCCGACATGCTAAGGGGCTTGAACTTGCAAGTGGATATGCAAGAATACCAAGCCTGCATGCAAGAGCAAAAACAACGCTCGGCGCATAGTTTTAGACAAAGCAACGCCAAGGACGGCTTGAAGGCATTAGATTTGAGCCATTTAGAGCCCAACCACTTTGCCGGCTACACCACAGAAAACTTGCAAACCCAAGTTGTCGCCCTTTATCCGCTAGAGGACAACACCGCCTATATCGTGCTTAAAGATACCCCCTTTTACCCCCAAGGCGGTGGGCCCATCGGCGATAAAGGGGTGTTGTTGGACCCTAGCCATGTGCTTTTAGCTAAAGTCCTAGACACGCAAAAAGTGGGGGGGGTCAATGCGAGTTTGATCGAGTTAGAGCCGGGGGCAAGCTTAAAAGAGGGCGATGGG is a genomic window of Helicobacter sp. NHP19-012 containing:
- the alaS gene encoding alanine--tRNA ligase, yielding MEIKKAFLGYFEGLGHLWVPSSSLVPQDSSLLFTNAGMVQFKDIFLGKTKPFTNRATSAQLCMRAGGKHNDLENVGYTNRHHTLFEMLGNFSFFDYFKEEAIAYAFEFVHKHLGFDKESIYISVHEKDQEAYKLWQKFIPHDRIKTMGDKDNFWQMADTGPCGYCSEIYIDQGEKYFHSKEDYFGGEGDRFLEIWNLVFMQYDRSKEGVLTPLEKPCIDTGMGLERVQALLEGVQNNFDSSLFKPLMACIEKSFGLEYAKHKESFRVLADHARSVAFLLGMGVYFENTGRGYVLRRILRRALRHGYLLQQAKGRNLESPFFYEILGHFCDLMLGYPLLKEHQESIKAECKAEEELFLATLDKGMHLFEKALTECKGSAFSGAVAFKLYDTYGFPLDLTADMLRGLNLQVDMQEYQACMQEQKQRSAHSFRQSNAKDGLKALDLSHLEPNHFAGYTTENLQTQVVALYPLEDNTAYIVLKDTPFYPQGGGPIGDKGVLLDPSHVLLAKVLDTQKVGGVNASLIELEPGASLKEGDGVVAKVSDRAEIAKHHSATHLLHLALRTILTESARQENKNAQIQQKGSYIEPHRLRFDFSFYRNLSDEELEQIESFVNAKISEGATTCVKSVGANEARESGAVMLFEDKYLDEVRLVDIAGSLEACGGVHVPNSANIGGFAIVKSSGVSAGVRRIEAVCGRAYYAFIASERRILKQARTQLKTQDLLKALKHKEQAPKSTPPKEPTLTPIEGQVFHLATLSGLKEHLSHFLTFIEKYKSRQEPVVALFQYHNLQKNCVEVVLKSVGGHDVRPLLEALKAHSQSLGYASKGGGRADHASLVLSCGGDFNAQDLQDIQEALHLKALEVLKP
- a CDS encoding YceI family protein produces the protein MRFFSLSLILAGLLSASPYKIDATHSSVGFTATHLLVSKVSGDFSQFKGVADIEKGQLKALDGEIEIKSIDTKNAKRDKDLLSANFFDAHEYPKGYLKATKISQKSDGGLQIEAMLKLKDTEKEITLEGKLTGPIKHPKSGADVYGLELQGVVSRKVFKIGQNTPPKLVGENIQVAIHLELHH